A single Populus alba chromosome 7, ASM523922v2, whole genome shotgun sequence DNA region contains:
- the LOC118049600 gene encoding uncharacterized protein, translating into MVNMAAEVSSLVRLFSGYKDDRNARSEPGGAKSTALITRDLLGGATLETESLELDLDLQVPSGWEKRLDLKSGKVYLQRCNPSNSPSPSSDYRHQTNQTVAKLQDLNFPPSPSKATFNLFDEGNLELKLVASPPSSSYRSVCTLDSVKSALERAERELGRKRSASLWKSSMSPPYSSSSSSCIREIQEGENDEQPGAPSPVAAGCPGCLSYVLIMKNNPKCPRCNSAVPMPMVKKPRIDLNISI; encoded by the exons ATGGTGAATATGGCAGCTGAGGTGAGTTCTCTGGTAAGGCTTTTTAGTGGCTACAAGGATGACAGGAATGCCAGGAGTGAACCCGGTGGAGCAAAGTCAACAGCTTTGATCACCAGGGACTTGCTTGGTGGTGCTACTTTAGAGACTGAATCTCTAGAATTGGACCTTGATTTGCAAGTGCCAAGCGGCTGGGAAAAACGGCTGGACTTGAAG TCAGGAAAGGTTTACTTGCAAAGATGCAACCCCTCAAATTCACCCTCACCATCCTCAGATTACAGGCACCAAACCAATCAAACAGTGGCAAAGCTTCAAGATTTAAATTTCCCGCCTTCGCCCTCCAAGGCTACGTTTAACCTTTTTGATGAAGGTAACTTGGAACTGAAGTTAGTCGCATCGCCACCGTCAAGCAGTTACCGTAGTGTTTGCACTCTAGATAGTGTAAAATCGGCACTGGAAAGAGCTGAGAGAGAACTAGGAAGGAAGCGATCCGCATCGCTATGGAAGTCATCGATGTCGCCTCcgtattcatcatcatcatcatcctgtATAAGAGAAATTCAAGAGGGAGAAAATGATGAGCAGCCAGGAGCACCATCCCCAGTGGCGGCAGGATGTCCCGGTTGCTTGTCGTACGTgttgataatgaaaaataatccaaaatgtCCTAGATGCAATTCAGCTGTTCCCATGCCAATGGTGAAGAAGCCTCGGATCGATCTCAACATATCAATTTGA